The sequence aacttattttattaataatttcctactccttttcggcctacgtggcactgtcttgtgggcccaacgctggttgacttttttttcaagctagtgtcacataggccgaaaaagggtagaaattacttatataataagttcagggggtaataggaccttagtatagtataagtgtgtctctgaaattttcggcatagattgagggggtacttgtgcatttttcatttttttaatttatttttctctgcttctcatttatgaaattttatggTCACACATTTGCCTTATGTAGCACGAGCTGTATAGTATTTAATTTACGAgatataaatttagagaaatttttattttatttaagttataatttTGTGTGTCGTACCTCTATTATCATAAATTTGATAGGATCTAAGTTATGATTTGTGAGACATAATTTGTATCTTGTGAATTTCACTTTGGGATGTTCTTTGCCTTGTGATTCTATGTTAAGGGTATTATCAATCacctttttgttatttaaaatatcgaaggacgaaaatcataaatttgagaagcaaatattaaaaatcatagaAAGTTAAATCTTAAGAATGATCTTTTACGTAATTTTCTTTACAATAAAAGCATTTATGTGGATGACCCGAGATCTCTATCCCTAACTTCCCCATAAATGAGCATTGTGACACAAAAGCCCCATAAATTTTTGAATGGCCCAAATGGGGCTTATTGGACCCTCCTATGACCCATATGCCTCATCATTTTTCGTTTGAACTCTAAAAACCCATGATACTGCCAATAAATTAAAGTTGGACTAGGCCTAATATTTCTACCATTTTGTTACAAAAATACGGTACAATTAGGTGGTATGAACAATTTTTTAGCTTGTTATGAATTTTTAGCCATagttaaaaaagtaaaaaggaaataagtatataaatgttctacttaaaatatataagaaCTTATAAAGGTTTGAACCTTATGGACTATTTCTTAATTAGGAAACTAGGCGGATAATTAAatcctataaaaaaaattcaattttttgaatttataaaaatttaaattttatgaattctttcttgattttcaaACTTTCAAAAGATTTGTGAACCTCATGAATCATATTAGTTTTGAACTTATAAACATTTGAACATCGTTCCTTTCTTGGTTTtgaaattcaacaatttttgaACCCTataaaaacctttttttggTTTCGAAACTTCAATAAAATCTTGAATCACAAGAATTGTGTCCACGCACTCATATGTGAATCAACAATATGTAAATCTCTCTTCATCACATGAAATCGAGCTTGAATCACTTGAGTCAGATAtgtttgatttcaaatttggacatgaaatttatgtatatacaTGAATTCATACGTGTTATGTTCCCCGGTTATGAATCTAGTTGTGGGGCGTTGTAATATGAAATCTGATATTTTCTTCATACGATTTATGGTATTGGTTCGTTAAGAGAGAACCTACGATCTCTTGAGTTTGAAGTACTCAAAGACTTGAACAATTTTCTGCTTATATTTTCTCAGTcaccaaataatttaaatacaatacttataaaataattaccCCTAGAACTAGGACATGACTTCCTAACTTAACTGGAACTAAAGACTGCACTATTAGAGGAAAATAACTGCATTATTACAGGAAAATAACTGTTACTAAAGAGAAATTACTGCAGTATCTATTGGATAATTAAGGAGTGATAACAATACGTTTTTTGGAGTGTTAAAAAGacattaaaaagaagaagaaaattccacagaaaaagaaagaaaacaggGGGAATAATAATGGTGTGAAAGTTCTGACTGAAACacgaaatataattttttgattgtTCCAAGAAGCAAATTCTTCGAAAACGACGAAAGTATGACGCAATATCACTCTTATTACACACAAGGTGAATAGAAATAATGGTGTGAAAGCTTCAGcgacaaaattaaatataaatatttagcTGTTTTCAAGAAATAAATCTGATAAAAACGACGAAAGTATAGCACAAATATTACATTTgtcataaatcaaataaatgtgACTATGCTCCTAAAAAAGAGCGTAGTTTTACTATCCGTCCTAACTGTTCAAATTTCTTGAACCGACCCTTTTTAACTAACTCTAAATTATTATCCCTATCACCACTCGATCATATGAACttactaacaaatacttatttccttttcaattttcAAGTATAAAAACCAACCTTCATTATGTAAAGTCTTTAAGTGATACATCAGTTAgtatgtttttctttcttttattcacacataataaaaataaaaaatatgatttcatattaagagtttttcctttctttcatgttttatatattcttaatattaattattcatttcttaaattatttttaggaatgtaatactattttatatcatttaataTGCAAATTATGGTAAAAAGAcgtgtaaaatttaaaatgaacaaataaaaataaacaaaataaatatttataaatcgACATTATATGAATCTCTTTTCGTTACATAAAATTAAGCCTAAATCATTCTGAGTAGATGAATCTATCATTTTAGCGTAGagctaaatataaatatttttatcatttttgagtAGATAAATCTAAAACAATAAAAGTATACCACGAATATCACACTTTTATCATACACAAGGTGAATACTGCAAACCATGTTCTCAAAAATTAGCGTAGCTTcacaaatttgagaaaaaaaattggggattgttgatgttataaatttataaaaatgggATGAGTTTTGAAGATTTTCGATAACAAGCATACAATCCTAATTCATATTTTGTTTCTCCTCCCAAAcgatttgttattttattcgCAAAGCAAACGCATTAAGTAAATCATGCCGTAATTAGTACATAGGAATTAATTATGCTGAATTAGTGtattgaaaataatatgtatatgcTGTATACTGTTTTTAATATtgtttatatacaaaaaaaatcaacaatatccTCCTAATTCTCTAGTTTTATACACTTTTTAAAAACCCTCGTCTTGctaatttcattatttgttatGCATTAGTTCTGCACAAAATAGAGTAcagtataattatatatatgttgaaaaataacgttaaacaaaaaaaaaatatatgcatcATTTTCTTTAATACAGTCTATCAAACAACCTCTCATAGATCAACAATGATTATAGATTTTCCaagtaatatttgaaaaaaaatttggcaaatatatacaatttgtcattatttggcaaaatatttttggcaaatatctcAAAttccaaatactagttttttctagtatttgggtcaaatctcattatttggaatcttttgaaaattaaaattctatcCTAagcttttatcttttacaaaaacaccctttATAGTAGTTGTttgcgttgtattacataattttttacgtgacATCAAAACagtgatgaaatattcagtgaatattaaataatgatatgattgttgatgaaaatgatgaaaaattagcTCAAGGTAATAAAGTCATGTATTTCgtctacttcacgatgtatgaaatgatacttgttgcactcactccaaattaccacattgctcttgtgtcatggacactatttgctattgttgtaacgaacatccaattgatttttaatacaaacttatagttagtttggatagtttttaaaacttacgggtattaatcatatttttctaaaaaggtgaaatatatttctcaaatcCTATGGCTAAACACATGGTATTTgtcaagaatatttaaaaatttttagcCAAACGCTAGCTAAaaatctcaaattcaaatttggggtataatttctttttactagagagcattttcattttaaatgataTACTCTTTATTCTAATTTAAGtgatataaattcaaattttgtgatttaaataatttaattttaactcGACATTCATGCATAGAATCTTTGAAacaaaatacatataataaaaaattacgtTAAAAGTATTATAAGCCATATcaagataatttaaaatatttattaatatattattttaaaaaagcttATTTAAATCTTAAACCAAAAAACaagtttataaataaaaaaagtaatatttaaattaatcaaacttTAATTCAAACATGGTAAATGAAAAGAAGAAAGCCCAATCGATTACTCAAGCGTGATATATAACCATTAACCACctatgaagttatttttttaaaattagatatcttaataaaaaatatttttcttttaaataaaaacttattaaattaatcgtgttttaatataaatagcgaaagaaaagaagagtgaTACAAGGGAGAAAGTTAGTGGTAATTAACCATAGAGTAAAGAGATAAGAAGTGGTAGTAGTAGATATCACGAAATTCTTCTGAAGGTTGTTTGTCTGTGATGGAGTCTGCTATTTGGCATTAATGCTGTAAGAAAACTGACCAAATGTCAGAACAAATTCTGACCACTTACTTTAATTACTTACATGTTCATATTTACAGACAAAAGCTAGTAGGAAAAATGAAATGGCAGCTGACACTTCCATGCCACTAATCACTATGACCTaacttcttttgttttcttcattACTTCACTGCCGtgttcttcttcaattatattccttcctctcttttttctttttaatagtaATCACTATCACATTACTTTGTCCATAATAAACGGATTTataatttatgacttattttaaaaGACACGTATATAGTGTGAGTCAATATGTTCCTAGCTATAATAGAAAATGAGggattagttattttttttttataatttgaaatatttaattaatgttctataatataatttgaaaattcaCTCAATTTAATTCTGAATAAGTgataaatatcatataaattgaataaaGGAAGTagcttttttgttttcttctctcttacTGTGCTCATCAGTTTTTGCTGTGATGCATCTTTGGCAAGTGTCAGCAATATCAGAAGCTGAACCACTCTCTAATTTCTGTATAGTAAATTTTGGGTTGGTTTAGTTGCAGGTTttgctttttccttttttcttccATGTGAAGGCAAGAAATGCAGCTTCATCTATTCTCTGCCACCCCTCTTTCTCTCTCAGGTCTTTACCCTTCTTATCTctgttatgtttatgtttatgtgtcaaagattggatttttttaTGTGGGGTTTGTGTTACTGATGAAAATTATGCTTATTTTGAtgaaggaaaaggaaaagaagatgaaataaagaagaaaaaagggtCACCACCTTGCATAGAGCTGTCTTTAGGCTATGGAAGTTCAAGCCATGTTGTTGAGGAAGATGAAAAAGATGACAGGTCATCTAACTCTGTGTTCACAGAAGCTCAGtttcaagaacttcaactcCAAGCTGTGATTTTTAAGTATTTAGTTTCTGGTCTTCCAGTTCCTTTTCATCTGTTTTTCATCATTTGGAATAGTGTTTCAAGCTCCTTGGGTGACGGTGGAATCTACAAACTATATCCTACCTGTAAACTTCCTATTCTTTCGCTttaatttgtcttttttttagttttgtgtTTGTTGAATTCCATCAagattaattgaaaaatatgatttcttttCATTGGAAGTATTAGTTTTGTGATTCAAACTGGTGCTCTCTATTCAAGAATGTGTTTTGTTTTTTGGTTGAACTTTTGGAAAATTGTTGCATGAATCCTCCTTTTGTATTCAGTTGTTCTGATAGAGGAAACTGTTGTGTTTGTTTCTGGAtacttttaacttttctttttgaataacATAGTTTAAAAGCCTATTGATAAGAATGCTAAGATCTAAAGAACATTGAACCGACTTTATTCTATTGGAAATGAGTTTTTTGGTTTCTGAAACATTAGATGAAGTTTAGTTGCTGAAAAGAtttgcttttgtttttctttgagTTGAAATTCTGACTCTGTTATGCTTTTGGATTCTGTTCTTTTTCAAGTTTCGGCTCTTTTCCTTTGccttgatataataatattctgAAGTCTGCAATGCTTTTTGATTCTCTTGTTAGATTGGCTCTACTGTTTTATTGCCTATACTGTGAGATGCATCCTTTTTGTGGTCATTAAGCATTAAAGtgttgatttatgataaaaCATTTGCCCTGTATTTGATTAGATTGGTCCTTGGAGAATCATGTTTATTTGTTCTGCCATCTTTCCTCGGAACAGTGCGAAAGCGTTGTTTGTTACATAATTAttactatatgagtctatgagcTCTAAATTTCAGAAACTTAGTTGTGCTTTTTATCATCTAAAAGTCTTTACATCATACTTGGTTTGATGTGGGGAATGAATATCTGGTGCTGAATAGTCTTTGATAGGTAAGGGCTAGAGTAAATGTTTAATCTATGTTATATTCATTTGCACAATGAAGAGCTTGGCTATGTGAATACTTAGGTTCTCTGAAGCATGTTGTAATGCTTTAATGTTTAATAATATGGCTTCTGGTTGCAGTGGGACGATTTGACTATACGAGCATGACGGATCCTGAACCAGGGAGGTGTAGAAGAACCGATGGGAAGAAATGGAGGTGCAAAAGGGATGTGATTCCAGGTCAGAAGTACTGTGGGCAGCATGTGCATCGAGGTCGACGTTCAAGAAAGCCTGTGGAAGCTTCTGAACATGTTATGAGATCAGATGATACAAATATCATTTCCAAGATAACTAAACTGTATGCCAGTTCTGATGACCCTGGCAGCAAATGTGCTCCTGCAAGTAGTAAAACATCCTGTTTGTCTTCTACTAGCAGAACTAACCAATACAACAGCATCGAGGACTCATCTGCTAAACCAAGATTCATCAATTCTGGCTACGGTAGTGAGAAGCAAGACACCTACATGATTTGCAAAAGAAAGGACATCACAACTTCCGTAAAAACCCCATCTTTCATTGCTGGTGACAATGCTGATAGTAAGAACATCGATTTCAATCGTATTAGTCCTAGCAAAACCAACCAAAAACAGAACTGCGGAGAAGCTACGAAGCATGGTGCTTTGGTTCCAATTTTAGGTCTATCTACAAAGAGTGACCAGCAACACACTATAGGTAAATCACCGATTCCAATGTGTTATATTCAAGGAACTTCTTTCCGTCTTCATTTTAACTTGTCTTTCATCGGTTTAAGATCTGTAAAAGTAGCATGCCTTTCCAGGGAAATTATCTAGCACtagattatttaaaaattcttCTGAGCAGTGCCTAATAGTGGGTGCTTCATGAAACTAGTAGAGGAATTAGGATTGTATGGTCTCCTTTTATTAATTTGCTTGGATTTGTgcaatattaaataatttcttgCCTCATATTTGATAGTAATcgataacattttttattttagccCTCTATTTGTAGTTTTTAAAATCCTTTTGCATAATGCTGTGacagttgaaggagaagttagTTTCTTTTATTAGCTCAGCAACCTTGATGATTGTTAATCCTTTTTTTGTTATAACACAGGCTCAGAAGCTGACCAGCAGAGGTGCCGAAGATCAGATGGAAAGAAATGGAGATGCAGCAAGACTGTTGTTCCTTGTCAAAAGTACTGTGAGACTCACATGCACAGGGGAGCCAACAGAAAAAGGGTAGCCTCTGTCTCAGTTGTTGTCCCGCCTTCTAAATCTCCTTCATACAGGTTTTGCCCACCCGAAAATGATGGTACTCGAAGAAACTTGAACACCAGTCTCTCCATTTACACAATCCCAGGGCGCCAAAACATTACAGATGATGATTCTAACAGTAACAGTATTAGTGATGCCACCACTATCACCGATGAAATACCAGCATTTGTGTCGCATTAGAAGAAAATCACGGAGACTTTGTGTTGTTGGTGTTCTTTTTAGCAAGATGTGTGAACTTAGTGAGTACTTGAGAAGTGTCCATGAAGGTGATTTTGTGGCCATGTACAAGTCCTTAGCTAGTCTGTAAATCTATTAGGATTGAAAATTCTGTTTTGTAATAGGTTTGATGAGATGATAGACATGTACTTTTTCCTACTAGATCTCCTGGCTAGTTGATGACTATTTTTGTTATATACAAGAAACTGCTGCTTAATgattttaatcaaaaaaaagttaaaaaggaaTCAGAGTCTaccttgtttggatggttgtaacttgttgtattgtattgtagtttattgttattttaaatgaaatatttattttgattgtaatttaaattttattgtatcTTATCGTCTAAATCCAGGTAAGAATGAAAAGACCGTAACGATCAATTTGGAGTGGTCGTtacattaatattttcttctaattttgtttttataactTTACTTTGTACCCTACTTTTTCTAAGGTCTATCATGAATGTGTGACATTATGTAATGACAGAGAactttacttttattataagtttatcattcaaattatgAACCTGTAACGTTATGTCACGATGGTGAATTCTACTTTATCTTATAGttttatcattcaaattataGAGTGTGACATTATATAATGATAAGAACAATACAATCCACtcaaacactctattcattaaaataatagaTATGATGAAACACAATATATAACAACGATGCAACAACAAAGCCTTCAATATATTGGTTTTGAATTTTATCTCCTCCTTCTTTCATAAGTATGTTTTGTTAATGATAATTGCTTTGCAGATGCTTATGGCTGGGAATTATTAGGAAAGAGAGAAGctagtattttaattttgcactataATTTACAATTCTGTATATATCTTCAACTAATTAAGATTTATTGGAAATGTATAGATGAAAAATAACacaaacttaaaaagaaaaagttgaagACATGGATGATCGATCctgaatgaaaaaaatactaGTCCTATATTTCCTAacgaatatttaaaattaatttcctCCACTACCAATACACGCCTCAATGATGATGACCACCTCCGTAACCGCCACCTCCACCTCCGTGACGGTGGTGATCGACACGTCCATCCTCCGTAATCGCCACCTACACCTCCACAACCGTGATGGTGGCTGTTGACTCTGTGATGATGACGGTGGCCGTCTCCTCCTCCTCCGGCAGTAATAAGGTAAATATATTTCTCTATTATAGAAATAGTTAAAAGTATATCTCTAGTTATACT comes from Solanum pennellii chromosome 1, SPENNV200 and encodes:
- the LOC107014132 gene encoding growth-regulating factor 9, which codes for MQLHLFSATPLSLSGKGKEDEIKKKKGSPPCIELSLGYGSSSHVVEEDEKDDRSSNSVFTEAQFQELQLQAVIFKYLVSGLPVPFHLFFIIWNSVSSSLGDGGIYKLYPTLGRFDYTSMTDPEPGRCRRTDGKKWRCKRDVIPGQKYCGQHVHRGRRSRKPVEASEHVMRSDDTNIISKITKLYASSDDPGSKCAPASSKTSCLSSTSRTNQYNSIEDSSAKPRFINSGYGSEKQDTYMICKRKDITTSVKTPSFIAGDNADSKNIDFNRISPSKTNQKQNCGEATKHGALVPILGLSTKSDQQHTIGSEADQQRCRRSDGKKWRCSKTVVPCQKYCETHMHRGANRKRVASVSVVVPPSKSPSYRFCPPENDGTRRNLNTSLSIYTIPGRQNITDDDSNSNSISDATTITDEIPAFVSH